One region of Bactrocera neohumeralis isolate Rockhampton chromosome 5, APGP_CSIRO_Bneo_wtdbg2-racon-allhic-juicebox.fasta_v2, whole genome shotgun sequence genomic DNA includes:
- the LOC126759636 gene encoding sphingosine kinase 2, protein MSRGKVLKNPCKSFCTIMDPCNMSLDLPDTHFVYDDTAASAVSSPLTPTSSVTKISPTGVIELSEHFYINNKQKAPIPVELKLNAEGIYLRRETGEVDEINEQRIRMDDIIGSSCGPSLKKNLRVSLASCRRIDEESEVEQATKKDISAYLHIYAYIKNEKHSMRRERTVRILRFRSFDTYEENLKVAERWHHAIRINKAALKNELVEKQLLIFLNPKSGSGKGREMFHKQMAPVLKEADVPYELHVTAHYNFAREYVRKHSDLLRSYSGIVVASGDGLFYEVLNGIMEREDWRAITRQLPLGIVPCGSGNGLARSIAYLYKEPYGPKPILYATLTCIAGKLAPMDLVRIDIGKEGKASEMYSFLSVGWGLIVDVDIESEHLRSIGASRFTFWAIRRLISLRTYKGRLSYIRCDRKDGRKAFGTRVSTVSNEERRLPPEVQEFHDIPNTPAGAKEDDFYSTNTGTNRDDEFDDAISLDHMSFHSNADSWHSAVSKRTAYFSLTDQSLRSRRSVLSRLESINLEYESRRPPSTIPSLDLPVPTDTWHTEEGEYIMVHAAYTTHLSADCFFAPESRLNDGIIYLVIVRSGVGRSQLAHFLLGMSSGTHLPKEPNKYIEVVPVRAFRIEPSPDREGIMAVDGERVDYGPLQGEVLPGMIKVMVPNGNAID, encoded by the coding sequence ATGAGCAgaggaaaagttttaaaaaatccgTGCAAATCGTTTTGTACCATTATGGATCCTTGCAATATGTCACTCGACTTGCCCGACACGCACTTCGTGTATGACGATACGGCTGCCAGTGCTGTGAGCAGTCCGTTGACACCCACGTCCAGCGTAACGAAAATCTCGCCCACGGGTGTCATCGAGCTCAGCGAACATTTCTACATCAACAATAAGCAGAAAGCACCCATCCCCGTCGAGTTGAAACTAAATGCCGAGGGCATATATTTGCGCCGCGAAACTGGCGAAGTGGATGAAATCAACGAACAGCGCATACGTATGGACGATATTATAGGCAGTAGTTGTGGGCCGAGTTTGAAGAAGAATCTTCGCGTCTCATTGGCCTCCTGCCGTCGCATAGATGAAGAATCCGAAGTTGAGCAGGCGACAAAAAAGGACATTAGcgcttatttacatatatatgcgtatataaAGAACGAGAAGCACTCGATGCGGCGAGAGCGTACCGTGCGCATATTACGTTTTCGTTCCTTCGATACGTATGAGGAGAACTTGAAGGTGGCCGAACGTTGGCATCATGCAATACGCATTAATAAAGCGGCGCTCAAGAATGAATTGGTCGAGAAACAATTGCTGATTTTTCTAAATCCCAAATCCGGTTCGGGTAAGGGACGTGAAATGTTCCATAAACAAATGGCGCCCGTGCTGAAGGAAGCCGATGTGCCGTATGAATTGCACGTGACCGCACATTATAATTTTGCACGTGAATATGTGCGCAAACATAGCGATCTCTTGCGTAGTTATAGTGGCATTGTGGTCGCATCGGGTGATGGACTTTTCTACGAAGTGCTGAACGGAATAATGGAACGTGAGGATTGGCGCGCAATTACACGTCAGTTGCCGCTTGGCATTGTACCCTGCGGTTCGGGTAATGGCCTGGCGCGTAGTATTGCATATCTTTATAAGGAGCCATACGGACCGAAGCCTATATTGTATGCTACATTGACATGCATTGCTGGCAAGTTGGCGCCGATGGATCTGGTGCGTATCGATATTGGCAAAGAGGGTAAAGCCTCAGAGATGTACTCATTTCTATCGGTCGGTTGGGGTTTAATCGTTGACGTTGATATCGAGAGTGAACATTTGCGTTCGATCGGTGCATCACGCTTCACTTTTTGGGCTATACGACGGCTGATTAGCTTGCGCACTTATAAGGGCAGATTGTCCTATATACGCTGTGACCGTAAGGATGGCCGTAAGGCTTTTGGTACTCGCGTTTCCACGGTGTCGAATGAGGAACGTCGTTTGCCACCCGAAGTACAGGAATTCCATGATATACCAAACACGCCGGCGGGCGCCAAAGAAGATGATTTCTACTCAACAAATACTGGCACCAACCGAGACGATGAATTTGACGATGCCATATCGTTGGATCATATGAGCTTCCATTCAAATGCTGATAGCTGGCATTCGGCTGTTTCGAAACGCACAGCTTACTTCTCGCTCACCGACCAAAGCTTACGTTCGCGTCGCAGCGTACTCAGTCGCCTCGAATCGATCAATTTGGAATACGAAAGTCGTCGCCCACCATCCACAATACCGTCATTGGATCTGCCAGTACCTACAGATACTTGGCACACCGAGGAGGGTGAATACATTATGGTGCATGCAGCCTACACCACACATCTGTCCGCAGATTGCTTCTTTGCGCCCGAGTCTCGTCTCAACGATGGCATCATCTATCTAGTTATAGTACGTAGCGGCGTTGGACGTTCGCAGTTGGCGCACTTCCTACTTGGCATGAGTTCAGGCACACACCTGCCAAAGGAGCCGAATAAGTATATTGAAGTGGTGCCGGTACGCGCTTTTCGCATCGAACCGAGTCCCGATAGAGAGGGCATTATGGCGGTGGATGGCGAACGTGTGGACTATGGTCCGCTGCAAGGTGAAGTATTGCCAGGCATGATCAAAGTCATGGTGCCGAATGGAAATGCCATCGACTAG